The following coding sequences lie in one Apium graveolens cultivar Ventura chromosome 3, ASM990537v1, whole genome shotgun sequence genomic window:
- the LOC141714401 gene encoding uncharacterized protein LOC141714401 produces MKDFNHEKREMLGDYIGELDSAHMIAVKKYENLLKQKNHNERCIVKKTARSKIDYKTRVSASFESVRYLLQQGLAFRGHNESSTSKNQGKFLKLIKVLARNNVEINRVVLDNAPKNQKMVSPEIQNDLTYAATTEIGNLIVKQIDDDYFAILVDESRDISSIEKLAIILRYVDTHRHITERFLGITRVKNTKASTLKIAIEAMLLKCGLNISNLRE; encoded by the coding sequence ATGAAGGATTTCAACCATGAAAAAAGGGAAATGTTAGGTGATTATATTGGAGAATTGGATAGTGCTCACATGATTGCAGTgaaaaaatatgaaaatttaCTAAAGCAGAAGAATCACAATGAAAGATGTATAGTTAAGAAAACTGCTCGTAGCAAAATTGATTATAAAACAAGGGTCTCTGCTTCATTTGAAAGTGTAAGGTATCTTTTACAGCAAGGACTTGCTTTTCGTGGACACAACGAGTCTTCTACATCAAAAAATCAAGGTAAATTTCTCAAGTTAATTAAAGTACTTGCTCGAAATAATGTTGAGATAAATAGAGTTGTATTGGATAATGCCCCAAAAAATCAAAAAATGGTATCTCCTGAAATTCAAAATGACTTGACATATGCAGCAACAACCGAGATCGGAAATTTAATTGTTAAGCAGATCGATGATGATTATTTTGCAATATTAGTTGATGAATCACGAGATATATCATCTATAGAGAAATTGGCTATTATTTTACGTTATGTTGATACTCACAGACATATAACTGAGCGCTTTCTTGGGATAACACGTGTAAAGAATACAAAAGCAAGCACTTTAAAAATAGCAATCGAGGCCATGCTTTTAAAGTGTGGTTTAAATATTTCGAATCTGCGCGAATAG